The proteins below come from a single Aphanothece sacrum FPU1 genomic window:
- a CDS encoding DUF2442 domain-containing protein, whose amino-acid sequence MLYPKITSAEIFENYTLLVHFSNHQARKYNCEKLLEKMIFSSLKNYAFFKNFQLDPSGSGIIWNDEIDISEYEIWINGIEL is encoded by the coding sequence ATGCTTTACCCAAAAATCACATCAGCAGAAATCTTTGAAAATTACACTTTATTAGTGCATTTTTCTAATCATCAAGCTAGAAAATATAACTGTGAAAAGCTACTAGAAAAAATGATATTTTCTAGCCTTAAAAATTACGCTTTCTTTAAAAACTTTCAACTCGATCCATCAGGTAGCGGAATCATTTGGAATGATGAAATTGATATAAGCGAGTATGAAATTTGGATCAATGGAATTGAACTATGA
- a CDS encoding DUF4160 domain-containing protein yields MPEITRFYGIIIKLFFADHPPPHFHAIYGDYNALFNLETLEIIEGDLPNRATKMVVEWATIYQLELLKMWNTQEFNKLPPLK; encoded by the coding sequence ATGCCAGAAATTACTCGATTTTATGGAATTATCATTAAACTCTTTTTTGCCGATCATCCACCTCCCCATTTTCATGCGATTTATGGAGACTATAACGCCCTATTTAACCTGGAAACCTTAGAAATCATTGAAGGAGATTTACCCAATAGAGCCACAAAAATGGTTGTAGAATGGGCAACAATCTATCAACTAGAATTATTGAAAATGTGGAACACTCAAGAATTCAACAAATTACCACCTTTGAAATAA
- a CDS encoding BrnT family toxin produces the protein MEIEWDKDKAASNLIKHNIDFEDAKNIFLDPNRLEREDKRNYGETRIQVIGIVNQVVLGWFTRRV, from the coding sequence ATGGAGATAGAATGGGACAAAGATAAAGCTGCCTCAAATTTAATAAAACATAACATTGATTTTGAGGATGCAAAAAATATTTTTCTAGACCCAAACCGCCTAGAAAGAGAAGATAAACGCAATTATGGTGAAACTAGAATTCAAGTAATTGGTATAGTTAATCAAGTAGTTTTGGGTTGGTTCACACGTAGAGTATGA